The Planococcus donghaensis genome contains a region encoding:
- a CDS encoding TVP38/TMEM64 family protein → MTDFFSMENIVELTQSYKAFGPLIGFLLPFIEAFLPFLPLFVFVFANATAYGLWLGFLLSWGGSVVGAYAVFLLVRKYGRARFMNFMTRHDKVQKLIHWVERNGFGPLFLLLCLPFTPSALVNLVAGLSNIRKYYYLLTVMAGKLVMVFTISFVGYDLRALFTQPIRTAIVILVIVLLYVIGKIFENRLHKKVEEDFRLAGEERKRKK, encoded by the coding sequence ATGACGGATTTTTTTTCAATGGAAAATATTGTTGAGTTGACACAATCCTACAAGGCTTTTGGTCCGTTGATCGGATTCCTCTTGCCCTTTATCGAAGCTTTTTTACCCTTCTTGCCTTTATTTGTATTTGTTTTTGCCAATGCAACGGCATACGGGTTATGGTTAGGATTTTTACTTTCTTGGGGCGGATCAGTAGTTGGCGCATACGCTGTATTTTTACTAGTACGTAAATATGGCAGAGCCCGATTTATGAACTTCATGACACGTCATGACAAAGTCCAGAAGCTGATTCATTGGGTAGAGCGAAATGGCTTTGGCCCATTATTTTTATTGCTTTGCTTGCCTTTTACTCCGTCCGCTCTTGTAAACTTAGTTGCGGGCTTATCAAATATTCGTAAATATTATTATTTGTTAACAGTAATGGCAGGGAAACTGGTAATGGTATTTACGATTTCTTTTGTCGGATACGATTTGCGTGCGCTTTTTACACAACCGATTCGAACAGCAATTGTTATTTTAGTTATTGTTCTATTGTATGTAATCGGGAAAATTTTTGAGAATCGTTTACACAAAAAAGTAGAAGAAGACTTCCGTTTGGCCGGTGAAGAACGCAAAAGAAAGAAATAA
- a CDS encoding AzlC family ABC transporter permease: MNGREFSAGLKAGTSIAIGYFPIALTFGLLAKTTGLSLLEATAMSIFVFAGAAQYIALSLITAGVAPIVIVLNTFVVNIRHFLMTASLNEKMVPDARWKKALYAFGITDETFSVLATQKDHKLTTTFAAGVIIIAYGSWVVFTSIGHLIGANLPQFLQAAMSVALYAMFIGLLVPSMRGNRKVVSLALIAGVINSLFYFTEWLSTGWAIMVSTLASAVFIEWISRKGGRKS, translated from the coding sequence ATGAACGGACGTGAGTTTTCTGCCGGATTAAAGGCAGGAACCAGCATTGCAATCGGTTATTTCCCTATAGCATTAACCTTTGGCTTGCTAGCAAAAACGACTGGCCTCTCTTTACTCGAAGCTACAGCCATGAGTATTTTTGTTTTTGCAGGTGCCGCACAGTATATTGCATTGTCACTAATTACGGCTGGTGTAGCACCTATTGTCATTGTTTTAAATACATTTGTTGTCAATATTCGGCATTTTCTTATGACTGCTTCCCTCAATGAAAAAATGGTGCCGGATGCCAGATGGAAAAAAGCTTTATATGCTTTTGGAATAACCGATGAAACGTTCTCTGTTTTGGCTACACAAAAAGACCATAAACTCACCACCACTTTTGCTGCTGGCGTAATTATTATTGCTTATGGGAGCTGGGTCGTATTTACATCGATTGGACATTTGATTGGAGCAAATCTTCCCCAGTTTCTTCAAGCTGCCATGTCTGTTGCGCTTTATGCGATGTTCATAGGCTTATTGGTTCCATCGATGCGCGGCAATCGTAAAGTTGTCAGTTTGGCTCTAATTGCCGGAGTGATCAATTCTCTTTTTTACTTCACAGAATGGTTGTCAACTGGTTGGGCCATCATGGTGTCTACTTTAGCATCGGCCGTTTTCATTGAATGGATTTCTAGGAAAGGTGGGAGAAAATCATGA
- a CDS encoding AzlD domain-containing protein encodes MSSWYWWMILGMAMVTYIPRAIPLTFLEGRELPEAVQSVLRNIPYAVLGALIFPAVFFIQENIWFGVVGAAAAFVIAIAGANVMIVVLGSIAVLAIFSGFF; translated from the coding sequence ATGAGTTCTTGGTATTGGTGGATGATCCTTGGTATGGCGATGGTAACGTATATCCCGCGTGCTATTCCGCTGACATTTTTAGAAGGGCGAGAGTTGCCTGAAGCGGTTCAAAGCGTATTACGCAATATTCCTTATGCCGTATTAGGCGCGTTAATTTTTCCTGCAGTCTTTTTTATTCAAGAAAATATTTGGTTTGGGGTAGTGGGTGCTGCTGCTGCATTTGTTATTGCGATCGCTGGAGCGAATGTAATGATTGTCGTTTTAGGTTCGATTGCTGTACTTGCCATCTTTAGTGGATTTTTTTAA
- a CDS encoding CsbA family protein, with amino-acid sequence MESMVTKFVLSLLVPGLLVILFTRVTFNHIVALILTVALMAAAVYAGYTHTWLLFVANAASLTAGFWYSTKMFNRRKKAEAHENE; translated from the coding sequence ATGGAATCAATGGTAACAAAATTTGTCCTGTCTCTTTTAGTACCAGGATTACTCGTCATCTTGTTTACAAGAGTCACATTTAATCATATCGTCGCATTAATTTTGACCGTTGCTTTAATGGCAGCCGCTGTTTATGCAGGATATACCCATACTTGGTTATTATTTGTCGCAAATGCAGCTTCTCTTACAGCAGGATTTTGGTATTCGACAAAAATGTTTAATCGTAGAAAAAAAGCCGAAGCTCATGAAAATGAGTAA
- a CDS encoding PDZ domain-containing protein yields MDLMLAIGKFFVNPVLYIALLAAVLLGYYRVKKERKIFRIRIVYGLTEFKRLIKDAWLYALGLSILFAGIGLVVPMDWLIALSIVSVLFMATTFYQAGSFIYLATAAVGLSWLFYANNWTLNFGLVTFEGTEIAYQWLIPVALIAGALVFVEGKMIDKAAAQAGSPRLHKSGRGLKAAAYISKRLWLLPILLVVPGSLLDSYAPYWPQLPIGESNFSLILFPVVFGFVGRSQRTLPVYLYPVVGKAVTTLGVSIVVVGLAALLWQPLAAVALVGGVIGRIVIAVHFALKERSGNYAVTPQPQGVMIVDVLPGSPADKMGLLRGEVIRKVNGIAIANESELYEAIQVNAAHCRLEVLDHNLEVRLRQHVIFRHDHHRLGLLVVN; encoded by the coding sequence ATGGATTTAATGTTAGCGATAGGTAAGTTTTTTGTAAATCCCGTGTTATACATTGCATTGCTTGCTGCAGTGTTGTTAGGGTATTATCGAGTGAAAAAAGAACGGAAAATTTTTAGAATTCGTATTGTTTACGGATTGACTGAGTTTAAACGTTTGATCAAAGATGCTTGGTTGTATGCGCTTGGCCTTTCGATATTGTTTGCAGGAATTGGCTTGGTTGTACCCATGGATTGGTTGATTGCTTTAAGCATCGTTTCCGTGTTGTTTATGGCAACGACTTTTTATCAAGCGGGGTCATTTATTTATTTGGCTACAGCGGCTGTAGGACTTAGCTGGTTGTTTTATGCCAATAACTGGACCTTGAATTTTGGATTAGTTACATTCGAAGGAACAGAAATTGCTTATCAATGGTTGATCCCTGTTGCCTTAATCGCAGGAGCATTAGTTTTTGTAGAAGGTAAAATGATTGATAAAGCAGCAGCACAAGCGGGCTCTCCTCGGTTACATAAATCAGGACGTGGCCTAAAAGCCGCAGCTTATATTTCAAAACGTTTATGGCTATTGCCGATCTTGTTGGTGGTGCCAGGTTCGTTACTAGATTCGTATGCGCCGTACTGGCCACAGCTGCCGATTGGTGAATCGAACTTTTCGTTAATCCTGTTCCCTGTCGTCTTCGGATTTGTAGGTCGTTCACAACGTACTTTACCAGTTTACCTTTACCCAGTAGTTGGAAAAGCTGTTACTACGTTAGGAGTCAGCATTGTTGTTGTAGGTTTAGCTGCATTATTGTGGCAGCCACTAGCAGCTGTTGCATTAGTGGGTGGAGTAATTGGCCGTATAGTGATTGCTGTTCACTTCGCCTTAAAAGAGCGCAGCGGTAATTATGCAGTAACTCCTCAACCGCAAGGTGTTATGATTGTGGATGTTTTACCAGGATCTCCTGCCGACAAAATGGGCTTATTGCGTGGCGAAGTAATTCGCAAAGTAAACGGTATTGCCATTGCGAATGAATCTGAATTGTATGAAGCGATTCAAGTAAATGCTGCTCATTGTCGTTTAGAAGTACTGGATCATAATTTGGAAGTGCGTTTACGTCAACATGTTATTTTCCGTCATGATCACCACCGTCTCGGACTATTAGTGGTCAATTAA
- a CDS encoding trans-sulfuration enzyme family protein, giving the protein MTTIETKSVHTATMKERTIQSKVMPLYQTSAFSFSSLEELEGYYEGNGTYLYSRTANPNTDALGQTVADLEKAPKGVSASSGTSAILAGILSVVKAGDHVLAAQDVYGGTFHLLKEELTLMGIEVHFADFSDITEVERILIDIPEVKLVFSESITNPFLRLENMEALLELKKQYGVRIMIDNTFATPYTMTPYTLGADLVAHSATKYLGGHSDVTAGVLVGDTELIAIAEKRVVNLGLNLSPFEAWLTIRGIKTLALRMKKQTENAQAIATFLEDKARVWYPGVGAIVSFEVPKTVDVSKFFSSLGWIKIVPTLAGVETTVSYPYGTSHRALSAEEKEKVGVTRQVVRLSAGIEGTEDILKQLGAAFV; this is encoded by the coding sequence ATGACAACAATCGAAACGAAATCAGTACATACCGCAACAATGAAAGAACGGACGATTCAATCGAAAGTCATGCCGCTTTACCAAACTTCTGCTTTTTCTTTTTCGTCTCTTGAAGAGCTTGAAGGCTATTATGAAGGGAACGGGACTTATTTGTATTCACGCACAGCAAATCCGAATACAGATGCTTTAGGGCAAACTGTAGCTGATTTGGAAAAAGCGCCAAAAGGGGTTTCGGCCTCTTCGGGAACTTCAGCGATTTTAGCTGGGATTTTATCGGTTGTAAAAGCAGGCGATCATGTTCTAGCTGCTCAAGATGTGTATGGAGGAACGTTTCATCTGCTAAAAGAAGAACTTACATTAATGGGAATTGAAGTTCATTTTGCTGATTTCTCGGATATCACAGAAGTTGAACGAATTTTAATCGACATTCCTGAAGTGAAATTAGTATTTAGTGAGTCGATTACGAATCCATTTTTACGTCTTGAAAATATGGAAGCTCTTTTGGAATTGAAAAAACAATACGGAGTTCGAATTATGATTGATAATACTTTTGCTACACCATACACAATGACTCCTTATACGCTTGGAGCAGATTTAGTTGCTCATAGTGCAACAAAGTATCTTGGTGGCCACAGCGATGTTACAGCGGGTGTTTTGGTTGGCGATACGGAGTTGATCGCTATTGCTGAAAAGCGAGTGGTGAATTTAGGATTGAATTTGAGTCCATTTGAAGCATGGTTAACGATTCGTGGGATTAAAACTTTGGCTTTGCGAATGAAAAAACAAACTGAAAATGCACAAGCAATTGCGACATTTTTAGAAGATAAGGCACGTGTTTGGTATCCAGGCGTCGGAGCTATTGTCTCGTTTGAAGTGCCTAAAACCGTTGATGTGTCAAAATTCTTTTCATCACTTGGGTGGATTAAAATAGTGCCAACATTAGCGGGCGTGGAAACTACCGTTTCTTATCCATATGGAACTTCTCACAGAGCGCTTTCAGCAGAGGAAAAAGAAAAAGTTGGTGTCACGCGACAAGTAGTTCGACTGTCAGCAGGGATTGAAGGAACAGAGGATATTTTAAAACAATTAGGTGCCGCATTCGTTTAA
- a CDS encoding peroxiredoxin family protein — MPKKIIGLVILAVMIAIVIIGAVKNNTSESEVLTNMALGSDVDFLPTEEGLAKGEKAPDFQLTTLDGEVVTLSDYQGKKVILNFWATWCPPCRAEMPHMQTYFEEQAEEANVVILAVNLTTEDKGLKNIENFVEEFELEFSIPMDEKGAVGSTYQAVSIPTTYMIDTKGRIQNKIVGPMDEPMMEQLVKEME, encoded by the coding sequence ATGCCCAAGAAGATTATCGGCTTAGTAATACTTGCTGTTATGATAGCAATTGTCATAATAGGTGCCGTTAAAAACAACACATCAGAATCTGAAGTGCTCACTAATATGGCTCTTGGCAGTGATGTAGACTTTTTGCCAACTGAAGAAGGATTGGCAAAAGGCGAAAAAGCGCCGGATTTTCAATTAACAACTCTAGATGGGGAAGTAGTGACCTTATCAGATTATCAAGGGAAAAAAGTAATATTGAATTTTTGGGCGACATGGTGTCCACCATGCCGAGCAGAAATGCCTCACATGCAAACTTATTTTGAAGAACAAGCTGAAGAGGCGAACGTTGTCATCTTAGCGGTTAATCTAACAACTGAAGACAAAGGACTTAAAAATATAGAGAATTTTGTTGAGGAATTTGAATTGGAGTTTTCAATTCCGATGGATGAAAAAGGGGCTGTAGGTTCCACTTACCAAGCAGTGTCTATTCCAACTACGTACATGATCGATACAAAAGGACGCATTCAAAACAAAATCGTAGGACCGATGGATGAGCCTATGATGGAGCAACTAGTTAAAGAAATGGAATAG
- the ftsX gene encoding permease-like cell division protein FtsX has protein sequence MKPRTLVRHIKESFKSIGRNSWMTFASVSAVTVTLLLVGVFVLIMMNLNKVADDLENDVEIKVFVSLDVSEETVSGLETQINEIPGVESTTFSTKEEELTDLVLDFGEELSLFEQSNPLFDVFYVKALDPQQTKNVAKEIATFENIENVKYGEGKIEKLFNFLNAGRNVGLILILALLFTAMFLISNTIRITIVARRREIEIMKLVGATNWFVRIPFILEGMWLGILGSLIPIGLVALLYKKITEFAQPRLSGELIQLLDYAPFIYQVSALILLMGVFIGVWGSFMSIRKFLRV, from the coding sequence ATGAAGCCTAGAACATTAGTACGCCATATTAAGGAAAGTTTTAAAAGTATTGGCCGTAATAGCTGGATGACATTTGCATCTGTCAGTGCAGTTACAGTAACGTTATTGTTGGTAGGGGTATTTGTTCTCATAATGATGAACTTAAACAAAGTTGCCGACGATCTCGAAAATGATGTGGAAATCAAAGTATTTGTTTCATTAGATGTAAGTGAAGAAACAGTATCTGGTTTAGAAACGCAAATTAACGAAATACCAGGTGTTGAATCGACAACTTTTTCAACAAAAGAAGAAGAATTAACAGACTTGGTTCTTGATTTTGGTGAAGAACTAAGCTTATTTGAACAAAGTAATCCATTGTTTGATGTGTTTTACGTAAAGGCATTAGATCCGCAGCAAACTAAAAATGTCGCTAAAGAAATTGCGACTTTTGAAAATATCGAAAATGTAAAATACGGTGAAGGTAAAATTGAGAAACTATTCAACTTCTTGAATGCAGGAAGAAACGTAGGGCTCATTTTGATTTTAGCGTTATTGTTTACAGCTATGTTCTTAATCTCTAATACAATTCGTATCACGATTGTTGCTAGACGTCGTGAAATCGAGATTATGAAATTAGTTGGTGCTACCAACTGGTTTGTTCGCATTCCATTTATTTTGGAAGGCATGTGGCTTGGGATATTGGGATCTCTTATTCCAATCGGTCTTGTGGCGTTATTGTATAAAAAAATCACTGAATTTGCACAACCTCGTTTGAGTGGAGAACTGATTCAGTTGTTAGATTATGCTCCATTTATCTATCAAGTAAGTGCCTTGATTTTATTGATGGGTGTATTTATCGGCGTATGGGGAAGCTTTATGTCCATCAGAAAATTTTTACGTGTATAA
- the ftsE gene encoding cell division ATP-binding protein FtsE, protein MIQMKNVYKKYPNGIVALNGLNVEIEQGEFVYIVGPSGAGKSTFIKMMYREERPSSGQMFVDDIDIATLKNRKVPMLRRQMGVVFQDFKLLTKLNVYENVAFALEVIEEKPADIKRRVMEVLDLVGLKHKAKMFPTELSGGEQQRVSIARSIVNMPKVMIADEPTGNLDPETAWDIMDLFERINKAGTTIIMATHNQQIVNTLRHRVIAIEGGLIVRDVVGGDYGYEA, encoded by the coding sequence ATGATTCAGATGAAGAATGTTTACAAAAAGTATCCGAACGGAATTGTCGCCTTGAACGGTCTTAACGTTGAAATCGAACAAGGGGAATTTGTATATATTGTAGGACCAAGTGGTGCAGGGAAATCGACATTTATCAAAATGATGTATCGTGAAGAGCGACCATCTTCTGGTCAAATGTTTGTAGATGATATTGACATCGCTACTTTAAAAAATCGAAAAGTTCCAATGTTACGTCGTCAAATGGGCGTGGTCTTTCAAGATTTTAAATTGCTAACAAAGCTAAATGTTTACGAAAATGTAGCATTTGCGTTAGAAGTAATTGAAGAAAAGCCAGCAGATATTAAACGACGTGTTATGGAAGTGCTGGATTTGGTCGGATTAAAACATAAAGCGAAAATGTTCCCGACAGAATTATCCGGTGGTGAGCAACAACGCGTATCGATCGCTCGGTCTATTGTAAATATGCCGAAAGTGATGATTGCGGATGAGCCAACAGGAAATCTAGATCCAGAAACCGCATGGGATATTATGGATTTGTTTGAGCGTATCAATAAGGCAGGCACAACCATTATTATGGCAACACACAACCAACAAATCGTTAATACGCTTAGACATCGCGTGATCGCAATCGAAGGCGGATTAATTGTTCGTGATGTAGTTGGAGGTGATTACGGTTATGAAGCCTAG
- the cccB gene encoding cytochrome c551: MKKQLMTILFGAALVLGACGGEDTTEPEPTPEDNGGETTEIDAEQVVQQNCISCHGENLEGAGNFPSLNDVGSRLSQDEIRMVIENGQGAMPAGIIEGDEADAVAEYLANMK, from the coding sequence ATGAAAAAGCAATTGATGACGATTCTATTCGGTGCAGCGCTTGTACTTGGCGCTTGCGGCGGAGAAGATACGACAGAACCTGAACCAACACCCGAGGATAACGGAGGAGAAACCACTGAAATTGATGCGGAACAAGTGGTTCAACAAAATTGTATTTCTTGTCACGGTGAAAACTTAGAAGGTGCTGGCAACTTCCCGTCGTTAAATGATGTAGGATCTCGCTTATCACAAGATGAGATTCGTATGGTCATTGAAAATGGTCAAGGGGCGATGCCTGCTGGAATTATCGAAGGTGACGAAGCAGACGCGGTAGCGGAGTACTTAGCAAACATGAAATAA
- a CDS encoding YitT family protein, with translation MLTLFIDYASVIIGSAIVAISFNVLLLPNEVASGGVSGISTILKSVLDWRPAFVQWAFNIPLFIAGLILLGKNFGIKTAVGTVFLPFVVFLTESWEPWTRDPLLGALFGGIMVGLGLGIVFRGKASTGGTDLAAQIITKFTGLTLGTSVALIDGFIVLSAALVFDIEKGLYALIGLYVTTKTIDLVQVGFGQSKLVYIITNKQKEIRDAIYDEVDRGVTELTATGGYSGTEKPLLMVVIPQTEFSRLKQLVKFIDPAAFVIVSDASEVLGEGFKRP, from the coding sequence ATGCTGACACTCTTTATCGACTATGCGAGTGTAATTATTGGTTCAGCAATTGTAGCTATTTCTTTTAACGTGTTACTATTGCCAAATGAAGTTGCTTCTGGAGGCGTTAGTGGGATTAGTACGATATTAAAAAGCGTTTTAGACTGGAGACCGGCATTTGTCCAATGGGCATTTAATATTCCGCTATTCATTGCAGGTTTAATTTTACTTGGTAAGAATTTCGGCATTAAAACAGCGGTAGGAACAGTGTTTTTACCTTTTGTCGTGTTTCTAACAGAATCGTGGGAGCCTTGGACGCGTGATCCGTTGCTTGGTGCCTTATTCGGCGGGATTATGGTCGGTCTTGGACTAGGCATCGTCTTTCGTGGGAAAGCATCAACAGGCGGAACAGATTTAGCCGCACAAATCATCACGAAGTTTACAGGCTTAACGTTAGGGACAAGCGTTGCATTGATTGATGGCTTTATCGTTTTAAGCGCAGCATTGGTTTTTGATATTGAAAAAGGACTGTATGCGTTAATCGGTTTATACGTTACAACTAAAACGATCGATCTTGTTCAAGTCGGCTTTGGTCAATCGAAACTGGTTTATATCATTACAAACAAACAAAAAGAAATTCGGGATGCTATCTATGATGAAGTTGATCGCGGCGTTACAGAATTGACTGCAACAGGAGGGTATTCTGGAACGGAAAAGCCTTTATTGATGGTTGTTATTCCTCAGACAGAATTTTCACGCCTCAAGCAATTGGTTAAGTTTATTGATCCTGCGGCATTTGTTATCGTGTCGGATGCGTCTGAAGTGTTGGGGGAAGGTTTTAAAAGACCTTAA
- the prfB gene encoding peptide chain release factor 2 (programmed frameshift) — translation MELADIRNELDKSANKLADFRGSLDLENKESRIQELDEMMLDPDFWNNQETAQTVISELNGLKEIVNAYYSFMETQENMEMSLELLREEDDEDLHEDVDKDMKQFISDLADYELTMLLSEPYDKNNAILELHPGAGGTESQDWCSMLLRMYTRWAEKRGFKVETLDYLAGDEAGVKSVTLGIRGHNAYGYLKAEKGVHRLVRISPFDSSGRRHTSFVSCEVMPEFTGEIEIDIRTEDLKIDTYRASGAGGQHINTTDSAVRITHAPTGAVVTCQQERSQIKNREKAMQMLKAKLYALKIEEEEARLLEIRGEQKEIGWGSQIRSYVFHPYSMVKDHRTNFETGNLGAVMDGDIDGFINSLLRSKME, via the exons ATGGAATTAGCAGACATCCGTAACGAGCTCGACAAATCAGCCAATAAACTGGCGGACTTTAGGGGGTCTCTT GACTTAGAAAACAAAGAGTCTCGCATACAAGAATTAGACGAAATGATGCTTGATCCTGATTTTTGGAACAACCAAGAAACCGCTCAAACAGTTATTTCAGAATTAAATGGATTAAAAGAAATTGTTAATGCTTACTATAGCTTTATGGAAACACAAGAAAACATGGAAATGTCTTTAGAGTTGTTGAGAGAAGAAGATGACGAAGATTTGCATGAAGATGTAGATAAAGACATGAAGCAGTTTATTTCGGATTTAGCCGATTATGAACTAACGATGTTATTAAGTGAACCATACGATAAAAACAATGCAATTTTAGAATTACATCCAGGCGCAGGTGGTACAGAATCTCAAGACTGGTGTTCGATGTTGCTGCGTATGTATACACGTTGGGCAGAAAAACGTGGATTCAAAGTTGAAACTTTGGATTACTTAGCAGGAGACGAAGCTGGAGTTAAATCAGTAACGCTTGGAATTCGTGGCCATAATGCCTACGGCTATTTAAAAGCCGAAAAAGGTGTTCACCGCTTGGTTCGGATTTCACCTTTCGACTCTTCTGGTCGCCGTCATACTTCATTTGTTTCATGCGAAGTAATGCCGGAATTCACAGGAGAAATTGAAATCGATATTCGTACGGAAGATTTGAAAATTGATACGTACCGTGCAAGTGGAGCGGGAGGACAGCATATCAATACGACAGATTCTGCTGTTCGAATTACGCATGCACCAACAGGAGCAGTTGTTACATGTCAGCAGGAACGTTCACAGATTAAAAACCGTGAGAAAGCAATGCAAATGTTAAAAGCAAAATTATATGCATTGAAAATTGAAGAAGAAGAAGCACGTCTTCTTGAAATTCGTGGCGAGCAAAAGGAAATTGGTTGGGGAAGTCAAATTCGTTCTTATGTATTCCACCCTTATTCAATGGTCAAAGATCACCGTACCAACTTTGAAACAGGCAATTTAGGCGCAGTTATGGACGGCGATATTGATGGGTTCATTAATTCTTTATTGCGCTCTAAAATGGAATAA